Proteins found in one Fundidesulfovibrio terrae genomic segment:
- a CDS encoding glycosyltransferase family 4 protein, whose product MRIAISCRSLEYPSGGVKEYLVSLLTELLRQDTRNEYVLFHSQPRFAGMFPGARDVSLGCSNRLVFDWIKLPSALKKHAIDVAFFPSSNMPPRVPCRSVAAMMDLGYFYGDLRMYRFADTLYMKTAIAKTARHAGALLAISEHTKSDLTRILGVPERKITVTHLAADDIYLRPVPDEDVARFKAGHGLSRPFFLYTGNISPRKNLQALLEAFSRVKDRVDADLVVTGGLSWSDSWTAWVESLGLSYRVRRLGFVERSDMPALYASALAYVFPSLFEGFGLPVLEAQAVGTPVICSNATSLPEVAGESAYMIDPHDVAGLARALEETANDPDLHAALSAKGRENVRRFSWSETARKTLEVFERVGAS is encoded by the coding sequence ATGCGCATCGCCATCAGCTGCCGCAGCCTGGAGTACCCTTCGGGCGGCGTGAAGGAATACCTGGTCAGCCTGCTCACCGAGCTTCTCAGGCAGGACACCCGCAACGAGTATGTGCTGTTCCATTCCCAGCCGCGCTTCGCGGGCATGTTTCCCGGCGCGCGGGACGTTTCGCTCGGCTGCTCCAACCGGCTCGTCTTCGACTGGATCAAGCTTCCTTCGGCGCTGAAAAAGCACGCCATCGACGTGGCCTTCTTCCCGTCCTCCAACATGCCCCCGCGCGTGCCCTGCCGGTCCGTGGCCGCCATGATGGACCTGGGGTATTTCTACGGCGACCTGCGCATGTACCGCTTCGCGGACACCCTCTACATGAAGACGGCCATTGCCAAAACCGCCCGCCATGCGGGAGCCCTGTTGGCCATCTCCGAGCACACCAAGAGCGATCTGACGCGGATTCTCGGGGTGCCTGAAAGAAAGATCACCGTGACGCACCTGGCCGCCGACGACATCTACCTCCGGCCGGTCCCGGACGAGGACGTGGCGCGCTTCAAGGCGGGCCATGGGCTTTCCCGCCCGTTCTTCTTGTACACGGGCAACATCTCTCCGCGCAAAAACCTTCAAGCGCTGCTTGAGGCTTTTTCCCGGGTGAAGGATCGCGTGGACGCCGACCTGGTGGTCACGGGGGGGCTCTCCTGGAGCGACTCCTGGACCGCCTGGGTGGAGTCGCTGGGCCTCTCCTACCGGGTGCGCCGCCTGGGGTTCGTGGAGCGCTCGGACATGCCCGCGCTCTACGCCTCGGCCTTGGCCTACGTGTTCCCCTCGCTCTTCGAGGGCTTCGGCTTGCCGGTGCTGGAGGCCCAGGCCGTAGGCACGCCGGTGATCTGCTCCAACGCCACCAGCCTGCCCGAGGTGGCCGGGGAAAGCGCCTACATGATCGATCCCCACGACGTGGCCGGACTGGCCAGGGCTCTGGAGGAGACGGCCAACGATCCGGACCTGCACGCGGCGCTTTCCGCCAAGGGACGGGAGAACGTGCGGCGCTTCTCCTGGAGCGAGACCGCGCGAAAGACCCTGGAGGTCTTCGAGCGGGTGGGAGCCTCTTGA